Proteins encoded by one window of Prevotella nigrescens:
- the mobC gene encoding conjugal transfer protein MobC, producing the protein MSQQEDDLRALAKIMDFLRAVSIILVVAHLYWYCYEAIKLWGLNIGVVDRILMNFHRTAGLFGNMLYTKLFALVLMGLSCLGTKGVKEEHITWSKIWAFIGAGFVFFFLNWWILALPLPIEANTVLYTFTITVGYVCLLMAGLYMSRLLKNNLMEDVFNQENESFMQETKLLENEYSVNLPTRFYYRKKWNSGWINVVNPFRAVSVLGTPGSGKSYAIINNFIKQQIEKGFAIYCYDFKYPDLSTIVYNHLLHHSKGYKVKPKFYVINFDDPRRSHRCNPIHPDFMSDISDAYESAYTIMLNLNKTWVQKQGDFFVESPIVLFAAIIWYLRIFEGGKYCTFPHAIEFLCRKYEDIFPILTSYPELENYLSPFMDAWLGGAADQLQGQIASAKIPLSRMISPQLYWIMTGDDFTLDINNPKEPKILCVGNNPDRQNIYGAALGLYNSRIVKLINKKGILKSSVLIDELPTIYFKGLDNLIATARSNKVAVCLGFQDFSQLKRDYGDKEAAVVMNTVGNIFSGQVVGETAKTLSERFGKVLQKRQSMSITRSDKTTSISTQMDSLIPQSKISTLTQGMFVGAVADNFSERIEQKIFHCEIVVDNAKVAKETAAYRPIPILTDFTNENGEDMMEQEIKANYDRVKTEVREIVERELQRISDDPELSKLLNTKK; encoded by the coding sequence ATGTCACAACAAGAAGACGATTTGAGAGCACTGGCGAAAATCATGGATTTTCTGCGTGCCGTAAGTATCATACTGGTGGTTGCCCATCTCTATTGGTATTGCTATGAAGCCATCAAACTATGGGGGCTGAACATCGGTGTGGTGGACAGGATACTGATGAATTTCCATCGCACGGCGGGACTATTTGGAAATATGCTTTACACCAAGCTCTTTGCGCTGGTACTGATGGGGCTTTCCTGTTTGGGTACAAAGGGCGTGAAAGAGGAGCATATCACTTGGTCGAAGATATGGGCATTCATAGGCGCCGGCTTTGTCTTTTTCTTCCTCAATTGGTGGATACTTGCCTTGCCACTGCCCATAGAGGCGAATACGGTTCTCTATACTTTTACGATAACCGTAGGCTATGTTTGTCTGCTGATGGCGGGACTCTATATGAGCCGACTCTTGAAGAACAACCTGATGGAGGATGTCTTCAATCAAGAGAATGAATCCTTTATGCAGGAGACAAAACTTTTGGAGAACGAGTACTCGGTCAATCTGCCGACCCGATTCTATTACCGCAAGAAATGGAACAGTGGCTGGATAAACGTGGTCAATCCTTTCCGTGCGGTCTCCGTCTTGGGAACGCCGGGCAGTGGTAAGTCCTATGCCATCATCAATAATTTTATCAAGCAGCAAATCGAAAAAGGTTTTGCCATCTACTGCTACGACTTCAAGTATCCCGACCTCTCCACGATTGTTTACAACCATCTGCTGCATCACTCGAAAGGATATAAGGTCAAACCGAAGTTTTACGTGATCAACTTCGACGACCCTCGTCGGTCGCACCGCTGCAATCCGATACACCCCGATTTCATGAGCGACATTTCAGATGCCTACGAGTCGGCGTACACCATCATGCTCAACCTCAACAAGACGTGGGTGCAGAAACAAGGAGATTTCTTTGTGGAGTCGCCAATCGTACTCTTTGCCGCTATCATTTGGTATCTCCGCATTTTCGAGGGAGGAAAATACTGTACCTTTCCGCACGCTATTGAGTTTCTCTGCCGTAAGTATGAAGACATTTTCCCAATACTGACTTCTTATCCCGAATTGGAGAATTACCTTTCTCCTTTTATGGACGCTTGGCTCGGAGGGGCGGCTGACCAGTTGCAAGGGCAGATAGCCTCCGCCAAGATACCCTTGTCAAGGATGATAAGTCCGCAGCTCTATTGGATTATGACAGGAGATGATTTCACACTCGACATCAATAATCCCAAGGAGCCTAAAATCCTATGCGTAGGAAACAATCCTGACAGACAGAATATCTACGGAGCGGCATTGGGATTGTATAATTCGCGTATCGTCAAGCTCATCAATAAGAAAGGGATTCTGAAAAGTTCCGTGCTCATCGACGAGCTACCCACCATCTATTTCAAGGGGTTGGACAACTTGATTGCCACCGCACGAAGCAACAAGGTGGCGGTATGCTTGGGCTTTCAGGACTTTTCGCAACTGAAGCGCGATTATGGAGACAAGGAAGCTGCTGTAGTGATGAATACTGTCGGAAACATTTTCTCCGGACAGGTGGTCGGCGAGACGGCAAAGACTTTATCGGAGCGTTTCGGAAAGGTGCTTCAAAAGCGACAGAGTATGAGTATCACCCGCAGCGACAAAACGACCTCCATATCCACGCAGATGGACAGCCTTATCCCACAGAGTAAGATTTCCACGCTCACACAGGGAATGTTCGTGGGAGCGGTCGCCGATAACTTCTCCGAACGTATCGAGCAGAAGATATTCCACTGTGAGATTGTGGTGGACAATGCGAAAGTTGCAAAGGAAACGGCTGCTTACCGCCCGATACCCATTCTGACAGACTTCACGAATGAAAACGGAGAGGATATGATGGAGCAGGAAATCAAGGCAAACTATGACCGTGTCAAGACGGAGGTGCGGGAAATCGTGGAACGGGAGTTGCAACGAATTTCCGACGATCCGGAACTCTCCAAACTACTCAATACCAAGAAATAA
- the mobB gene encoding conjugal transfer protein MobB, translating to MVAKISYGSSLYGALAYNGEKVNEGVARILETNKVFCPADGGHDITDCMQDFLAYMPSQVHTKKPVIHISLNPHPDDRLSDEQFSAIALEYIERMGYGNQPFVVYKHEDIDRHHLHIVTLAVDETGRKINDGNNFYKSKHITREMEQRYGLHPADKKQFKEAFRLQKVCLEEGNLKKQLASVTKPAVKFYHCPSFKEYRALLSTYNICVEEVKGEMYGKPYNGLVYFATDDKGKKVGNPFKSSLFGKAVGYEALQKSFKASKEKLKEKHLAPKTKEVVAGALRRSATKEDFRTNLHHKGIDVLFRENEQGRLYGITFIDQNNGCVVNGSRLGKELSANAVAEWFDRPHPELSAPIQQSEKGSIPQTQTSDGDSVLGGLLDLSLETHGTDWEEEQFRRRMQRKKRKQRKL from the coding sequence ATGGTCGCAAAAATAAGCTATGGAAGTTCCTTGTATGGGGCGTTGGCATACAACGGAGAGAAGGTAAACGAAGGCGTCGCAAGGATATTGGAAACAAATAAGGTGTTCTGTCCTGCCGATGGTGGGCACGATATTACCGATTGTATGCAGGACTTTCTGGCATATATGCCAAGCCAAGTTCATACGAAAAAGCCCGTTATTCATATCTCCTTGAACCCGCATCCCGATGACAGACTCTCCGATGAACAGTTCTCCGCCATTGCATTGGAGTATATCGAGAGGATGGGCTATGGTAATCAGCCTTTCGTGGTCTATAAGCATGAGGATATAGACCGGCATCACCTGCACATCGTGACCTTGGCAGTGGATGAGACGGGACGGAAGATTAACGATGGCAATAACTTCTACAAGAGTAAGCATATCACACGGGAGATGGAGCAAAGGTATGGATTGCATCCTGCCGACAAGAAACAATTCAAGGAAGCGTTTCGCTTGCAGAAAGTCTGTCTCGAAGAAGGAAACCTTAAAAAGCAACTGGCTTCAGTCACCAAACCGGCGGTCAAATTTTATCACTGTCCGAGCTTTAAGGAATACCGCGCCTTGCTTTCCACCTATAATATATGTGTGGAAGAGGTCAAGGGGGAAATGTATGGAAAGCCCTATAACGGATTGGTCTATTTTGCTACCGATGATAAAGGTAAGAAGGTGGGTAATCCTTTCAAGTCCTCCCTTTTCGGGAAGGCTGTCGGATATGAAGCCTTGCAAAAAAGCTTCAAGGCTTCAAAGGAGAAACTGAAAGAAAAGCATCTTGCCCCCAAGACCAAAGAGGTCGTAGCCGGAGCATTGAGACGTTCTGCTACCAAAGAGGATTTTCGAACGAATCTCCATCACAAGGGTATTGATGTACTCTTCCGTGAGAACGAACAGGGACGGCTCTATGGCATCACCTTCATAGACCAGAACAACGGCTGTGTGGTCAATGGCTCACGATTGGGCAAGGAACTTTCGGCAAACGCCGTTGCCGAGTGGTTCGACCGTCCGCATCCCGAACTGTCTGCTCCTATACAGCAGAGTGAGAAAGGCAGTATTCCCCAAACTCAGACTTCGGACGGAGATTCCGTCTTGGGCGGTTTACTTGACCTGTCCTTGGAGACACACGGAACGGATTGGGAGGAAGAACAGTTCCGCAGACGGATGCAGCGCAAGAAAAGAAAACAACGTAAACTCTAA
- the mobA gene encoding conjugal transfer protein MobA: protein MKMKKMRSISSKVKTEKRVSVNFTAMEFAEFLSMKETAGVQSQSAFIKARIFNETFRVIKVDRSLLDYYQKLTTLYGQFRSVGVNYNQVVVALKSNFTEKKAYAMLAQLEKLTLELAAIGGEIVQLTREFQEKWSQK from the coding sequence ATGAAAATGAAGAAGATGCGGAGCATAAGCTCCAAAGTGAAGACCGAAAAACGGGTTTCAGTCAATTTTACGGCGATGGAATTTGCCGAATTTCTCTCCATGAAAGAAACGGCTGGTGTACAAAGTCAGTCGGCTTTCATCAAAGCAAGAATCTTTAATGAGACATTCCGAGTGATAAAAGTCGATCGTTCGTTGCTCGATTACTATCAAAAACTGACGACTTTGTACGGACAGTTTCGCAGCGTAGGGGTCAATTACAACCAAGTCGTGGTTGCCTTAAAAAGCAATTTCACCGAGAAAAAAGCCTACGCTATGCTTGCCCAACTGGAGAAACTGACACTCGAATTGGCGGCTATCGGAGGCGAAATCGTACAACTCACCCGTGAATTTCAGGAGAAATGGTCGCAAAAATAA
- a CDS encoding ParA family protein: MKKKPVFIAFSTQKGGVGKTTFTVLTASYLHYACGYNLIVVDCDYPQFSINAMRQRDAQGVDRNPALQELAATQFSELQKPTYTILCATAEAAVDTVREYLDTHEPDTDFVFFDLPGTINNDGVLTTLSGMDYIFTPISADRISLESTLSFSAIIKEAITDNTDTANKGIYLFWNMVDGREKTPLYAMYEKVIAELGLLVLKTAVPNTTRYKKEVMDEGTTLFRSTIFPASRTLLRGSRLKELVEEILSIVKPEAYGREE; this comes from the coding sequence ATGAAAAAGAAACCTGTTTTCATTGCCTTCTCCACCCAGAAGGGCGGTGTCGGCAAAACGACCTTTACGGTCTTGACGGCAAGTTACCTGCACTATGCCTGCGGGTATAACCTTATTGTGGTGGATTGCGACTATCCGCAATTCAGCATCAATGCCATGCGTCAGCGTGACGCACAGGGCGTGGATCGCAACCCCGCGCTGCAAGAATTGGCAGCCACCCAATTCTCCGAGTTGCAAAAGCCTACGTACACCATCCTTTGTGCCACGGCAGAAGCAGCCGTGGATACGGTCAGGGAATATCTGGACACGCACGAGCCGGATACGGATTTCGTCTTTTTTGACCTGCCCGGAACCATCAACAATGACGGTGTGCTTACCACTCTCTCCGGTATGGATTACATTTTCACACCCATCTCCGCCGACCGTATATCCTTGGAAAGCACGCTGAGCTTTTCAGCCATCATCAAGGAGGCGATAACCGACAATACAGACACTGCCAACAAAGGGATCTACCTCTTTTGGAACATGGTGGACGGCAGAGAGAAGACACCCCTCTATGCGATGTATGAAAAGGTCATTGCCGAGTTGGGACTTCTGGTCTTGAAGACGGCAGTCCCCAATACGACCCGCTACAAAAAGGAAGTGATGGATGAGGGTACGACCCTCTTCCGTTCGACTATCTTTCCCGCCTCTCGCACGCTGCTCAGAGGCAGTCGTCTGAAAGAGCTCGTGGAGGAAATCCTGTCCATCGTAAAACCTGAAGCGTATGGCAGAGAAGAATAA
- a CDS encoding DUF3408 domain-containing protein, which produces MAEKNKGAIDPVAIRELISQGIPMKKKESEMIPPTSVEEVDVSVPETRKEEVLEEPQLPIRTRRKNPAKGDYISLFMHRNDLYDRKAIYISKELQDKLSEIVLFIRKREMTLGMYVENILLKHLEDYKEEINRLSEKNFKKLL; this is translated from the coding sequence ATGGCAGAGAAGAATAAAGGGGCGATAGATCCCGTCGCTATCCGGGAACTGATTTCACAGGGTATCCCGATGAAAAAGAAAGAGAGTGAGATGATACCGCCTACCTCCGTCGAAGAGGTGGATGTGTCTGTTCCGGAAACACGGAAAGAAGAAGTCTTGGAAGAACCGCAACTACCCATCCGAACACGACGCAAGAATCCCGCCAAAGGAGATTACATCTCACTCTTCATGCACCGCAATGACCTGTATGACCGCAAGGCAATCTACATCTCCAAAGAGTTGCAGGACAAACTGTCGGAAATCGTCCTCTTCATCCGAAAGAGGGAGATGACATTGGGCATGTACGTGGAAAACATCCTTCTCAAACATTTGGAGGACTACAAGGAAGAAATCAACCGATTAAGTGAAAAGAACTTCAAGAAATTATTGTGA
- a CDS encoding DUF3408 domain-containing protein, with product MAGKESCRERKSVSSKVTIRNSTTLIEHSEGHSTGLLQEEKSDYETTFLQPLNIGDRKGVFISQKTQEEISEIVYVAAAGKLTIGAFVEHILRHHLESHRDEIDALFEQQFRKRFER from the coding sequence ATGGCAGGCAAAGAGTCCTGCAGAGAACGAAAAAGCGTCTCTTCAAAAGTAACTATCCGTAACTCCACCACGCTCATCGAACATTCCGAGGGACACTCTACAGGTCTCCTTCAGGAAGAGAAGAGTGATTACGAAACCACCTTTCTGCAACCCCTGAACATCGGAGACAGAAAGGGCGTGTTCATTTCCCAAAAGACACAGGAAGAGATTTCCGAAATCGTCTATGTGGCAGCCGCAGGCAAACTGACGATTGGGGCATTCGTAGAACATATTCTCCGGCATCACTTAGAGAGTCACCGTGATGAGATAGACGCCTTGTTTGAGCAACAGTTCCGTAAACGTTTCGAGCGATGA
- a CDS encoding ParA family protein gives MSKPIYLAIASPKGGVGKTSLTVLSASILHYHRGCNVAVVDCNHPVYTIARLRQQESEDLNHQRLMRLKHRTAYAPYPIICTPVREALRRVEQHCVDSHPRCILFDLPPLMRTEGTVELLSAMDAAVFPVTGSPMDMEAVRHFIDILGEQILTMGKGNIREVYLLRNMIEAWECEDADERCRTLSDETGVLLMQTSLSHSRLYRPLLSERRRGVCTLLPPHGGKLSQLCDGLGDELHEILQRLCIE, from the coding sequence ATGAGTAAACCCATTTATCTTGCCATCGCTTCCCCCAAGGGAGGTGTCGGCAAAACCTCGCTTACGGTACTTTCCGCAAGCATTCTGCATTACCACAGAGGATGCAATGTCGCTGTCGTGGATTGCAACCATCCCGTCTATACCATCGCCCGTCTGCGACAGCAAGAGTCGGAAGACCTGAATCATCAAAGGCTGATGCGCCTGAAACATCGGACAGCCTATGCCCCTTATCCGATTATCTGCACTCCGGTGCGGGAAGCCCTGAGGCGAGTGGAGCAACACTGTGTGGACAGCCATCCTCGATGCATTCTTTTCGACCTTCCCCCATTGATGCGTACCGAAGGGACGGTGGAGTTGCTTTCAGCAATGGATGCCGCCGTCTTTCCCGTTACGGGCAGTCCGATGGATATGGAAGCCGTCCGCCATTTCATAGACATCTTGGGAGAGCAGATACTTACGATGGGTAAGGGCAATATCAGGGAGGTTTACCTGCTTCGCAATATGATAGAGGCTTGGGAATGTGAGGATGCCGACGAACGCTGTCGCACCCTTTCCGATGAAACGGGAGTCCTCTTGATGCAGACCTCATTGAGCCACTCCCGTTTGTATCGTCCGCTGCTTTCCGAACGCAGAAGAGGGGTATGCACCCTCCTCCCACCCCACGGAGGAAAGTTGAGTCAGCTATGCGACGGATTAGGCGATGAACTTCACGAAATCCTGCAACGCCTATGTATCGAATAG
- a CDS encoding conjugal transfer protein: protein MLFLSYERRKRKNRAIEKKPCQTVSEVEIIGKSHFKLSHSTPQVRSYPKDEAEAKKASTFAPENGQEPSEEPDNLPDIDEIPLTYESSDSSLFEEEEDEELPVSGKNEYATGIDFERVLEALSVIHRNASSIAERQRSGETLTELEGTRLMETLRSDKVRSSTIDDIVRNRFEELYVPSDGRDK, encoded by the coding sequence CTGCTTTTTCTCTCGTATGAACGGAGAAAAAGAAAGAATAGGGCAATTGAGAAAAAGCCTTGTCAAACGGTCAGTGAAGTGGAAATCATCGGTAAAAGTCACTTCAAACTCAGCCACTCGACGCCACAAGTACGCAGTTATCCAAAAGACGAGGCGGAAGCAAAAAAGGCATCTACATTTGCTCCCGAAAACGGACAAGAGCCATCGGAAGAGCCGGATAATCTGCCCGACATAGATGAGATCCCTTTAACGTATGAATCCTCTGATTCTTCATTGTTTGAAGAGGAGGAAGATGAAGAACTTCCCGTATCGGGAAAAAACGAATATGCCACGGGAATTGATTTCGAACGGGTGCTGGAAGCCTTGTCGGTCATACACCGAAATGCCTCTTCCATAGCGGAGCGACAAAGATCCGGTGAGACATTGACCGAATTGGAAGGCACTCGTCTGATGGAAACACTCCGAAGTGACAAAGTTCGTTCTTCCACGATAGACGATATTGTCCGCAACCGTTTTGAAGAGCTTTATGTTCCTTCTGACGGCAGGGACAAATAG
- a CDS encoding DUF4134 domain-containing protein gives MTKRHFLIAAVLLLSAYSAFAQGNGLSGINQATNMVTSYFDPATKLIYAIGAVVGLIGGVKVYSKFSSGDPDTSKTAASWFGACIFLIVAATILRSFFL, from the coding sequence ATGACCAAAAGACATTTTCTTATCGCAGCCGTTCTGCTGCTTTCCGCCTATTCAGCCTTTGCCCAAGGCAACGGTTTGTCGGGCATCAACCAAGCCACCAATATGGTAACGTCTTATTTCGACCCAGCCACGAAACTCATCTACGCCATCGGCGCGGTCGTGGGACTCATCGGAGGGGTAAAGGTGTACTCAAAATTTTCGTCAGGCGACCCGGATACCTCGAAGACCGCCGCGAGCTGGTTCGGAGCCTGTATTTTCCTCATTGTCGCAGCCACCATTCTGAGAAGTTTCTTCCTCTAA
- a CDS encoding DUF4133 domain-containing protein produces the protein METYPINKGIGRSVEFQGLKSQYLFIFAGGLLALFVLFVILYMAGVNQWICIGFGGTSASILVWQTFSLNKKYGEHGLMKRSALHSHPRYLINRRRIPYLLRHKELPRRKRRENKRMDEGKEDKE, from the coding sequence ATGGAGACCTATCCCATCAACAAGGGAATCGGTCGCTCGGTGGAGTTTCAGGGACTCAAAAGCCAGTATCTGTTCATTTTCGCCGGAGGGTTACTTGCCCTTTTCGTGCTGTTTGTCATCCTCTATATGGCGGGTGTCAATCAATGGATCTGTATCGGCTTCGGAGGGACTTCCGCATCCATTCTGGTGTGGCAGACTTTCTCCCTGAACAAGAAGTATGGGGAACACGGGCTGATGAAGCGTTCCGCTTTGCACAGCCACCCCCGCTACCTCATCAACCGACGACGCATTCCCTATCTGTTGCGGCACAAGGAGCTGCCAAGACGAAAGAGAAGAGAGAATAAAAGAATGGACGAAGGAAAGGAGGACAAAGAATGA
- a CDS encoding TraG family conjugative transposon ATPase: MRNLLKATTLENRFPLLAVEEGCILSKDADITVAFRVELPELYTVTSAEYASIHSSWVKAIKVLPTYSVVHKQDWFVKEGYRPDLQKEEMSFLSRSFERHFNERPFLNHACYLFLTKTTKNRNRQQSNFSTLCRGHIIPKEVRDRDTARKFLEATEQFERIMNESGFIRLARLTDEEIIGTAETPGLIEKYFSLSLSDTTVLEDIDLKADQMRIGDKRLCLHTLSDTEDLPGLVGTDMRYERLSTDRSDCRLSFAAPIGLLLSCNHIYNQYVLIDDSAENLQRFEKSARNMHSLSRYSRSNQINKQWIDEYLNEAHSFGLTSVRCHCNVLAWSEDEEELRRIRNDVGSQLALMECKPRHNTVDVPTLFWAGIPGNEADFPAEESFYTFIEQAVCFFNEETNYRDSLSPFGIKMADRSGKPIHLDISDLPMKKGITTNRNKFILGPSGSGKSFFTNHLLRQYWEQNTHIVLVDTGNSYQGLCEMIRHKTQGEDGVYFTYSDESPISFNPFYTTDKVYDVEKRESIKTLLLTLWKKDNEPATRSEEVALSNAVSLFIERIKTDDGLAPSFNSFYEYLTTDYSALLREKKVREKDFDLANFLNVLEPYYKGGEYDYLLNSDKQLDLLNARFIVFEIDSIKDHPILFPITTIIIMELFINKMRRLKGIRKVILIEEAWKAIASANMAGYIKYLYKTVRKFFGEAVVVTQEVDDIISSDIVKESIINNSDCKILLDQRKYMNKFDQIQALLGLTDKERGQILSINQSNDATRSYKEVWVGLGGVQSAVYATEVSKAEYLTYTTEETEKMRVLARAEQLGGNMELAVRQLAEEE; this comes from the coding sequence ATGAGAAACCTATTGAAAGCCACCACACTGGAGAACCGCTTTCCGCTGCTTGCCGTCGAAGAGGGCTGTATCCTCTCGAAAGACGCCGACATCACGGTCGCCTTTCGGGTCGAGCTTCCCGAACTTTATACGGTGACGAGTGCGGAGTATGCCTCTATCCATTCCTCTTGGGTAAAGGCAATCAAGGTGTTGCCGACCTACAGCGTCGTACACAAGCAGGATTGGTTTGTCAAGGAGGGCTACCGTCCGGACTTGCAAAAGGAGGAGATGAGTTTCCTCTCCCGCAGTTTCGAGCGACACTTCAATGAGCGACCGTTCTTGAATCACGCCTGCTACCTGTTCCTGACCAAGACGACCAAGAACCGCAACCGGCAGCAAAGCAACTTCTCCACCCTCTGCCGGGGACATATCATCCCCAAGGAGGTACGGGACAGGGATACTGCCCGCAAGTTCCTCGAAGCGACCGAGCAATTCGAGCGGATTATGAACGAAAGCGGTTTTATTCGCCTTGCTCGCCTGACAGACGAGGAGATTATCGGAACGGCGGAGACACCGGGACTGATTGAGAAGTATTTCTCGCTGTCCCTCTCCGATACGACGGTTTTGGAGGACATCGACCTCAAAGCCGACCAAATGCGTATCGGTGATAAGCGACTCTGCCTGCATACCCTTTCCGATACGGAAGACCTGCCCGGGCTGGTAGGCACGGATATGCGCTATGAGCGTTTATCCACTGACCGCAGCGACTGCCGCCTTTCCTTTGCCGCTCCCATAGGGCTGTTGCTCTCGTGCAACCACATTTACAACCAGTATGTCTTGATTGATGATAGTGCCGAGAACCTGCAACGCTTCGAGAAGAGCGCACGGAATATGCACTCGCTCTCCCGTTACAGCCGGAGCAACCAAATCAACAAACAGTGGATTGATGAGTATCTGAACGAGGCGCACAGCTTCGGGCTTACCTCCGTCCGCTGTCATTGCAACGTCTTGGCGTGGAGCGAGGATGAGGAGGAACTCCGCCGTATCCGTAACGACGTGGGCAGCCAACTCGCACTGATGGAGTGCAAGCCACGACACAACACGGTGGATGTGCCGACGCTGTTCTGGGCAGGCATTCCCGGCAATGAAGCCGATTTTCCCGCAGAAGAGAGTTTTTACACGTTCATCGAACAGGCGGTCTGCTTCTTCAATGAGGAGACCAACTACCGTGATTCGCTATCTCCGTTCGGCATCAAGATGGCAGACCGCAGTGGCAAGCCCATTCATCTCGATATCTCCGACCTGCCGATGAAGAAAGGCATCACCACGAACCGAAACAAATTCATCTTGGGTCCTTCGGGCAGTGGCAAGTCGTTTTTCACCAACCACCTCTTGAGGCAGTATTGGGAGCAGAACACCCATATCGTCTTGGTGGACACGGGAAACAGTTATCAGGGCTTGTGCGAGATGATACGCCACAAGACGCAGGGCGAGGATGGGGTGTACTTCACCTACTCGGATGAGAGCCCCATCAGCTTCAATCCCTTCTATACCACCGACAAGGTGTATGATGTGGAGAAAAGGGAGAGCATCAAGACACTGCTGCTGACCCTTTGGAAAAAGGATAACGAGCCAGCCACCCGTTCGGAGGAGGTCGCCCTTTCCAATGCCGTTTCACTCTTTATCGAGCGTATCAAGACGGACGACGGTCTCGCTCCTTCGTTCAACAGCTTTTACGAGTATCTCACCACCGACTACTCGGCATTGCTCCGTGAGAAAAAGGTCAGGGAAAAGGATTTTGACTTGGCCAATTTTCTCAACGTGCTGGAGCCGTACTACAAAGGTGGCGAATACGACTACCTGCTGAACTCGGACAAGCAGCTCGACCTGTTGAACGCCCGCTTTATCGTCTTCGAAATCGATTCCATAAAGGATCATCCCATCCTTTTCCCCATTACCACCATCATCATTATGGAACTCTTCATCAACAAGATGCGACGTCTGAAGGGAATACGGAAAGTCATCCTTATTGAGGAGGCTTGGAAAGCGATTGCGTCCGCGAATATGGCGGGATATATCAAGTATCTCTACAAGACGGTAAGAAAATTCTTCGGTGAGGCGGTCGTGGTGACGCAGGAGGTGGATGACATCATCTCCTCAGACATTGTCAAGGAGTCCATCATCAACAACTCCGACTGCAAGATACTGCTTGACCAGCGCAAGTACATGAACAAGTTCGACCAGATTCAGGCACTCTTGGGACTGACGGACAAGGAGCGGGGGCAGATACTCTCCATCAACCAGAGTAACGATGCCACACGGTCGTACAAGGAGGTGTGGGTCGGACTGGGAGGTGTGCAGTCTGCTGTCTATGCCACCGAAGTGTCGAAAGCCGAATACCTCACCTACACGACGGAGGAGACCGAGAAGATGCGCGTACTTGCCCGTGCCGAGCAACTCGGCGGGAATATGGAGCTTGCCGTCAGGCAGCTCGCCGAAGAAGAGTAA
- a CDS encoding DUF4141 domain-containing protein, translated as MRKKILMLMACGCLLAGSAHAQWVVTDPTNLAQSIINTTKEIVQTSKTVKNTLDNFKEVEKLYNESKKYYDALKKVNNLVRDAQRVKETILMVGEISDIYVKNYKKMLSDPNFRPEELVAIANGYTKLLGESNNLLKELKQVVNITTLKMTDKERMDVMDRCYKEIRDYRNLVRYYTNKNISVSYLRAKKQQDTDRVLSLYGTDNERYW; from the coding sequence ATGAGAAAGAAAATTTTAATGCTTATGGCGTGCGGTTGCCTCTTGGCAGGCAGCGCACACGCCCAGTGGGTGGTCACAGACCCCACCAATCTTGCACAGAGCATCATCAACACGACCAAGGAAATCGTGCAGACCTCCAAGACGGTCAAGAACACGCTTGACAACTTCAAGGAGGTCGAGAAGCTCTACAATGAGAGCAAGAAATACTACGATGCCCTGAAAAAGGTGAACAACCTCGTGCGGGACGCCCAACGGGTAAAGGAGACGATTTTGATGGTCGGAGAAATCTCCGATATCTATGTGAAGAACTACAAGAAGATGCTCTCTGACCCGAACTTCCGTCCGGAAGAGCTGGTCGCCATTGCCAACGGCTATACCAAACTGCTCGGGGAGAGCAACAACCTGCTCAAGGAACTCAAGCAGGTAGTGAACATCACCACGCTGAAGATGACCGACAAGGAGCGTATGGACGTGATGGATCGCTGCTACAAGGAAATCAGGGATTACCGCAACCTTGTGCGTTACTACACGAACAAGAACATCTCCGTGAGCTATCTCAGAGCCAAGAAGCAGCAGGACACCGACCGGGTGCTTTCGCTCTATGGAACGGACAACGAAAGGTATTGGTAA